In Chitinophagaceae bacterium, the genomic window AATTCAGTAGAAAGGATAATATGCTGGTTATCGTGTACAAATTTTACTTTATTGGCGGTAACTTTTCCCGGAAGCAAAGAAATTTTTCCATCTTTTTCCAGCAGCCACTTATTGCCATTCATTACAAAAGAGCTTTGGGCAAACTGTATTTCTAAGCCATCTTCCCGGTGGGTAACCGTTGCATTGAGTTCTGCAAGATCCAGTGTTTTATTGGCTGAAGTAAATAAATGTATTTCAGAAACATTATTGCTTGCGGTGATATAAACCCTGGATTTTGGGAATTGCATACTATCGTTCAGTTTAATATTATCAACAAGCAATACGGCTTTGAGCGAATCCCTGTTTCCACGGCCGGAAAATTGGGTATTAGTAAATTCTTTGCCTGCGTAAGAAAAAGAAGGTATATCGGCATCAAGGTTTAGTTCATATTTATTGAGGTGTACATTACCTTTTATATCTGCATAACTAAAGCCTTTGAGTTTTTTATTGAACAGTTGTACATAATCGTCAATTTCTTTTGTTTGGATACTAAAATCAAAATTTTGCTCACTTACTTTTTTAGGGGCTTTAAAATATGCCGGGTAATATTTTGCTAAAAAGAAAGTGAAGGCATTGGGCAATTCCATAATTTTAAATTTGCCTGCAATAGTTGCCTGCAATAAATTGGAGCCAATTTTTAAAACTTTGCTGTTGTTTTCCACTTGCGATACAATGCTGAGCGAATCAAAGGAAAGTTTTATACTGTCTTTATATAGACTTGCATGATGAATGCTGGCGCTACCGAGAAAATTATCAATGGTATTGCCGGTAAAATTAAGGTTAAATGCCCCCGACAATCTCAGGTTGTCTTTTGACAGGCCGATATTTTTTAGGTTGATATTGTCCACTATTGCATCAGCATTAAGTACGGTATTTTTATTGGACAAGTCAACCTTGCCATATAGTTCTGAAATTTTTATATTGGGATCATCAATGGAGAAAAAACCAGAAAAAGCTTTTTTATTAAAATTGCCCTTCATTGTTATGTTCCTGTAAGCGTAATTACTAAAATCTATCCTGCTTACTTTTCCATCTACATTTACTTTTAATTTATCTGCCGAAAAACCGCTTCCGTAAACATTGGCATTTAGAGCAACCATTCCCAGTTTAAGGTTATTGAGTAAAGCGCCAATATTAAATCCACCGGAAAATAATCTGCCGGAAAATACAGGGTCTTTCCCGTTTTGCAGTTTCATGTTAAGGTCGGATGTGAAATCACCCAAAGAGGTTTGAAAAGTACCATAAGCAACAAAATCTTTAGGAAAACCGGTAAAGGTTCCCGTGTATTTTATTTTTCCCAGTTTGTGAAAAGCAACTTTGCTGTTCTTTATGCCGGGAATTATTAAACTTAAATCATTGTGGTTTGTTTGAAGTTCTGTGGCTTTAAGGTCAATAAAAGTAGAATTAAGGTCTGGCAATCCTGCCATAGACAAATTTCCGTTGAATGAACTGTTGCCCGTGGATACCAGCAAATTCTTGGCTTTAAAATCCTGTATCGTTCCTTTGGCATCTCCGGAAATTTGAAAAATCTTTTTCCAGTTTTTTAACGCTGGCGCAAAAACTGCAATATCATCTGAGTTTACTTCACTTGATTTGAGGTGCAGCTCCAGGGTAACTTTTTCAATAAAATTGCCCATATCTTTTCCAAAGCTGTTAAAATGCATTGCATAATAATTTCCCAGCCTGCTTTTATTGGTTTGCAAATCGAGGTTACTAAACTCCATTATGTCTGGAGTAAATTTAAAATAGGCTTTAAGTTTTTTAACCTGTAACCCGCCCCGCTCATTGGTTTGTAAATTTATTTGCGCACTAAGGGTATCTTTTAGAAAAGAAAAATTTTCGAGTGTTGCATTTATAGCTGAAAAAACCATGTGGCTCCCGTCGAAATAAGTATTAGGTAATTTATTGTTGAGCTTTTCGTTTGCATAAACACCATTAATAAGTTTAATGCCTTTACCGGCAACCTGCCAGCCTGCGGCATTCCATTGTAATGTATTGGGGTTGCTGCTTACTGCATGGCCTGCAGGTTTTTTCAGGTAAGCGGGCCTGTTGCCTGTATAGCTTTTTTGGGTAAAATATGGCTCATCAATAACCAAACTATTAAAGGAAATCTTTTTTTGAGATAAATCAAAAGTATCAAAAATTAAATCCATTTTTTTAACAGACAAAAGCATATCCTGCCCAACCCATTTATCTGTTTTATAAATGCGGATATTACAGAGATGTATTTCGTCAACATCAATGGCCAGGTCTTTCTTATCGGTTTTTTTACTTTTGCCGGTGCTGAAAAAGTCAACTAAAAACTGGTAATTCCAAATGCTGTCGCTACGGTTTAGGTTAATTACTGCATCACACAATTGCACATTTTTAACTTCTACCTTATTTTTAAAAATAAACCAATCGGTAACATTGGCCTTGAGCTCATCTGCAAAAAGTAAAGTATCTTTTTTCCTGTCTTCTACCAATACTCCTTTTAATACCAGTTGGTTTAAGAACTTTATATCTACTTTTTGGATGCTTAATTTAGTATTTAATTTTTGGGATAAGCTGGCGCCAATTTTATTTACCAGCCAGGTTTGTACCGAAGAGGATTGAATAATGCCCCACAAAGAAGTAAAGAGCAAAACAATGAAAAGCAAAAAGCCAATTTTATGTTTTATTTTTTTAAAAACAAACCACCAGGCTACCGTTAAACCGGTTAATAGAAAATAAAAAATAACAGGATGAACGGAAGGTTTGATTTTAAGGGAAAGAAAAGCAAATGCCAGCAAGAATGCCAGCGAATATGCAATCCATTTTAATATAGTAATAGCTTTTTGCAGTGGTTGAATGTAAAAAGGTAAAAATACTTAATAACCATGTATATGGAAAACGGGATTACAATTTTATCAATTTATTAAAAACCCCTTGCATCGTCGTCCCCACGCTTATCTGCTACTGCATGTATTGTACCATCTTTTAATAAAATGAGTTCTGTACGGCCAATTTTACCAATGTTTACAAGGTTGTAGCCCATGTTTTTTAATTTTAATGCAGTGGTTTTATTAAAATCATCTTCTATCATTATGGTATCCGGGAGCCATTGATGGTGAAATTTTGGCCTGTTCACCGCATCTTCTGCATCCATCCCAAAATCTATAACATTGATTATAGTTTGAAAAACGCTGGTTGGGATTGTAGTTCCCCCGGGTGTTCCTACAACCATAAATAATTTTTTATTTTTTAGTACAATGGTTGGCGTCATACTGCTGAGCATGCGTTTATTTGCGGCAATGGCATTGGCTTTATTGCCCACAGCGCCATACATATTTGGTTCGCCTTCTTTTATGCTAAAGTCATCCATTTCGTTATTCATTATAAACCCGGCACCTTTTACCACTACCCTGCTGCCATATCTTCCATTAAGTGTTGTAGTAACTGACACAGCATTGCCCTGGGCATCTACAACGCTTAAATGGGTTGTTTCGTCATGTTCTTTAATTACTCCTGCTCCTATGGCTTTACTGCTTCCTGCTTTTCCAGGCAGAAAATCTGCCATTCTTTGCTGCAGGTATTTATCGCTCATGAGTGTAGCTATTGGAACTTTTACGAAATCTTCATCTCCCATAAATTCTGCTCTGTCGGCAAAAGCCCTGCGCTCTGCTTCTACCATAAGCTGTACACTTTCTGCAGTTTGAAATTGCAAGGCAGTCAGGTTCCTGTTTGCCACCATGCCCAGCATTTGCCTGAGTAAAATACCGCCACTGCTCGGTAACGGCATACTGATAATTTCATAACTTTTATAGGAAAATGTAATGGGCTTTCTTTCTTTTGCCGTATAATTTTTTAAATCTTCGTAAGAAATAATCCCGCCATTTTTTGCTGCATCTTCTACAATTAGTTTTGCTGTAAGCCCGCTGTAAAAACCGGCAGCGCCAAATTTGCTGATGCGTCTTAATGTTTGTGCAAGTTCTTTTTGTACAAGAATATCACCGGCCTTCCAGGGTGTTTTTTTCACAAATGCAGGAATAAACTTATTGTACAATAAAAAATCTTCTTTGGATACATTAAGTGAGACTGCTTCTGCATCTGTTATGGCAAAGCCTTTTTCGGCAAGATTAATGGCAGGGGCAATTAATTTTTTAAAGGGTAGTTTGGCATATTTAAGCGAGGCAAATAACCCGGCAATCGTTCCCGGAACGGCATTGGCCAAATGCCCGTTTTTACTGAGTAACTGAAGTGCATTTCCTGCACTATCGAGATACATATTTTTAAATGCATTGCCCGGCGCTGTTTCCCTGAAATCCAATGCAATATTTTGCCCGCTTGCCAGCCGGGCCACCATAAAACCACCGCCGCCAATATTGCCTGCGCCGGGATATACAACTGCAAGTGCAAGTTGTGTTGCAATGGCTGCATCTACAGCATTGCCGCCTGCTTTTAATATTTGTATACCTGCATTGCTGGCTAATGGATGTGCGCTTACTACGGCCGCTTTGTGTACAGCAATAACCTTTTGCTGTGAATAATAAAATGGGTTTAGCTGGGAAAATAAATTTTCGGAAACAACTACAAAAAGAAACAGTAATATACTTATTCGCATTTTTATTTTCATTAAAACACAATACATAAGAATATAAAAAACCCTGTTGCAAATAAAATGGCAAATGCCTGCAACAGGGTTTTAAACAATTATTTTAATTTTTTCTGAAGGTCTTCGTTCATTTTTACATAATCATCGTTGCCTGCTTCTTTAGCCAGCTTGAGGGAGGTATTGGAGCTTTCCAAAGCTGTGCTTTTATTGCCCAGGGCAAGTTCAATTTTTGCTTTATAAATCCAAACCCAAAATGCTTTGGGGTTGTCTTTTACTGCTTCACTTACATATTGCAGCGCTTTTTTAGGGTTATTATCGTACTCATTATAAAATTGCGCCGCCTGCCAGTTGGGTTTCTTTTCCCCTTTAAAAGCCTCATCCAATTGAGCTTTAATTCGCTCTACTATACCATAAGCAGAAATTGGTAAGCTTATTGCAGTGTTTTCCCATAGTATTTCCAGGTTGGCGCCTAAGGCTTTTATATCAGTAAATTGAATGGTAAAGCTTTCTACCAATGGTTTTATGTGGGTAGGTTGTACCGAAAACCTTGCTACATCTTCGGACTCTTTATAGCCATCAATACCCCAGTTTTTAACTCCTTTATTCAAGATAATTTCCCAGGAATCTATATGTGGAATGGTATAAAGGACATAAGTGCCGGAATCAATTTTTTTACCTTTTATTTCAACCGGATCGTTGAACCTTATGGTAGTAGCAGCATTTGCGCCTGTGCGCCAAAGTTTATCGTAAGGTACCAGCTCGCCAAATATTTTTCTTCCTTTGGTAATTGGCCTGCTGTAGGATAATTCGATACTGGAAAGCCCGAAATCCTGTACAATTTTTTGAGTGGGTGAAGGCGCCGGCATTTTAACCTGTGCTGTTGCCGTTGATGCAGCAATAATTAAAGCTGCTGAATAAATTATTTTTTTCATTGCATTAGATTTTAAACGGTTTATTGAAAAAATATTTTTACGGTTTGGTATATAAAAAGTTTTTTAAAATCCTGTGATTGTATAGATTGGTGCTGCCTTTCGGAAAAACCCTGCAACCCCAATAACCCTGCTGCATTTCCTTTATTAATGGCTATCTCCAAATATC contains:
- a CDS encoding DUF2911 domain-containing protein, encoding MKKIIYSAALIIAASTATAQVKMPAPSPTQKIVQDFGLSSIELSYSRPITKGRKIFGELVPYDKLWRTGANAATTIRFNDPVEIKGKKIDSGTYVLYTIPHIDSWEIILNKGVKNWGIDGYKESEDVARFSVQPTHIKPLVESFTIQFTDIKALGANLEILWENTAISLPISAYGIVERIKAQLDEAFKGEKKPNWQAAQFYNEYDNNPKKALQYVSEAVKDNPKAFWVWIYKAKIELALGNKSTALESSNTSLKLAKEAGNDDYVKMNEDLQKKLK
- the ggt gene encoding gamma-glutamyltransferase — translated: MKIKMRISILLFLFVVVSENLFSQLNPFYYSQQKVIAVHKAAVVSAHPLASNAGIQILKAGGNAVDAAIATQLALAVVYPGAGNIGGGGFMVARLASGQNIALDFRETAPGNAFKNMYLDSAGNALQLLSKNGHLANAVPGTIAGLFASLKYAKLPFKKLIAPAINLAEKGFAITDAEAVSLNVSKEDFLLYNKFIPAFVKKTPWKAGDILVQKELAQTLRRISKFGAAGFYSGLTAKLIVEDAAKNGGIISYEDLKNYTAKERKPITFSYKSYEIISMPLPSSGGILLRQMLGMVANRNLTALQFQTAESVQLMVEAERRAFADRAEFMGDEDFVKVPIATLMSDKYLQQRMADFLPGKAGSSKAIGAGVIKEHDETTHLSVVDAQGNAVSVTTTLNGRYGSRVVVKGAGFIMNNEMDDFSIKEGEPNMYGAVGNKANAIAANKRMLSSMTPTIVLKNKKLFMVVGTPGGTTIPTSVFQTIINVIDFGMDAEDAVNRPKFHHQWLPDTIMIEDDFNKTTALKLKNMGYNLVNIGKIGRTELILLKDGTIHAVADKRGDDDARGF
- a CDS encoding translocation/assembly module TamB domain-containing protein yields the protein MLFIVLLFTSLWGIIQSSSVQTWLVNKIGASLSQKLNTKLSIQKVDIKFLNQLVLKGVLVEDRKKDTLLFADELKANVTDWFIFKNKVEVKNVQLCDAVINLNRSDSIWNYQFLVDFFSTGKSKKTDKKDLAIDVDEIHLCNIRIYKTDKWVGQDMLLSVKKMDLIFDTFDLSQKKISFNSLVIDEPYFTQKSYTGNRPAYLKKPAGHAVSSNPNTLQWNAAGWQVAGKGIKLINGVYANEKLNNKLPNTYFDGSHMVFSAINATLENFSFLKDTLSAQINLQTNERGGLQVKKLKAYFKFTPDIMEFSNLDLQTNKSRLGNYYAMHFNSFGKDMGNFIEKVTLELHLKSSEVNSDDIAVFAPALKNWKKIFQISGDAKGTIQDFKAKNLLVSTGNSSFNGNLSMAGLPDLNSTFIDLKATELQTNHNDLSLIIPGIKNSKVAFHKLGKIKYTGTFTGFPKDFVAYGTFQTSLGDFTSDLNMKLQNGKDPVFSGRLFSGGFNIGALLNNLKLGMVALNANVYGSGFSADKLKVNVDGKVSRIDFSNYAYRNITMKGNFNKKAFSGFFSIDDPNIKISELYGKVDLSNKNTVLNADAIVDNINLKNIGLSKDNLRLSGAFNLNFTGNTIDNFLGSASIHHASLYKDSIKLSFDSLSIVSQVENNSKVLKIGSNLLQATIAGKFKIMELPNAFTFFLAKYYPAYFKAPKKVSEQNFDFSIQTKEIDDYVQLFNKKLKGFSYADIKGNVHLNKYELNLDADIPSFSYAGKEFTNTQFSGRGNRDSLKAVLLVDNIKLNDSMQFPKSRVYITASNNVSEIHLFTSANKTLDLAELNATVTHREDGLEIQFAQSSFVMNGNKWLLEKDGKISLLPGKVTANKVKFVHDNQHIILSTELNPVTNESDLVADLKQIAIEDFLPIVFTKPELKGNLTGKAIIKNPFNKPVLEFKGNADSFYLDKKYVGDVQLNTHANTSTGKIEFHVKSDGTQNAFEINGNYNTKDTTGTAMDIVLAANRLNLNLLEPYLKTVFSEFNGIATGNIRLYGAKDKIYIVGPANISKGSAVVAFTKCKYLFDQQKINFQKNLIEINSLLLKDTLGNSGIVSGKIHHHFFKDFDFENVRMETSKMLLLNTTKKDNNQFYGTVIGNALVTLEGPLTDMVMNISGQPSVFDSSHIYLPTTDTKESNNIDYIDFIKFGSEMDINKKGSQTSNLTVNLNLVANPACKIDVILDEETGDIIKGEGNGRLNIRVGTMEPLTIRGRYELTKGEYTFNFQTIVNRPFTLRRGTISWNGDPYAAIIDIDAEYLAKNVDVSSLSSGTSARVKEDIIILSHLSGILSKPDISFEFELPERSALRNDYIVIQKLADFTNDANTMNKQVASLLLFGAFINEEQNFFSQQNTLGIATSTIGGLLSGWLTNTFSKELERATNGIVSTWVDINPTLDFQSTKNQLQANIRGGFKFTPGKRWVVYLGGNLDYNNPYFANRKGLFTPDISVELLLRDDGSLRLVGFNKTGVDFTSGQRNRTGIQLSYRKDVDKFSDLFKSSKKLKEEEARKVKERTN